The following proteins come from a genomic window of Daphnia carinata strain CSIRO-1 chromosome 8, CSIRO_AGI_Dcar_HiC_V3, whole genome shotgun sequence:
- the LOC130700477 gene encoding uncharacterized protein LOC130700477 has protein sequence MSFSLFATLLIQFFLIVLQSSSQAQIHLSGPLLPEMTSLEFVGERLTVMKPTVCFISSGEVSRCRRKRGIEEKPHIIEFDNQKLSPSEVIRVKPTIAPQTTTPSYAIYSSFDDAYTLEWFRQLIVDERSITVGDCGQSTVNFSQFLTCLGLIVQQTKTVTATFTETLTLSTGYTTIGILWGCTPASFPYVYCNDSDDSPVIDENFAVPTVISTEIDSVNNSLVPSSHLNSNDSNAGAIFSLVTVASENSTEQGLT, from the exons ATGTCTTTTTCATTGTTCGCTACTTTGTTAATCCAATTCTTCTTAATCGTATTGCAGTCTTCTAGCCAAGCCCAAATCCATCTAAGTGGACCTCTTCTTCCTGAAATGACATCACTCGAATTTGTCGGAGAAAGATTGACAGTAATGAAACCAAcagtttgtttcatttcttctgGGGAAGTCTCTCGATGTCGACGGAAGCGCGGAATAGAAGAGAAGCCTCATATCATTGAATTTGATAACCAGAAACTTAGTCCTTCTGAAGTCATCAG AGTTAAACCTACGATTGCGCCGCAAACCACCACGCCATCGTATGCAATCTACAGTTCGTTTGACGATGCATACACTCTGGAGTGGTTTCGACAACTAATTGTTGATGAACGAAGTATCACGGTGGGCGATTGTGGTCAATCGACTGTCAATTTCAGTCAGTTCCTTACGTGTTTGGGTCTGATTGTCCAGCAGACGAAAACAGTGACGGCAACGTTCACGGAAACACTGACCTTATCCACTGGTTACACAACAATTGGAATACTTTGGGGTTGCACACCTGCCAGTTTTCCCTACGTTTATTGTAATGATAGTGATGATTCCCCTGTAATCGATGAAAATTTCGCAGTACCAACTGTTATATCTACGGAAATCGATTCCGTCAATAACTCTCTAGTTCCTTCTTCCCATCTTAACAGTAATGATTCTAATGCAGGCGCCATTTTCTCGTTAGTGACAGTTGCTTCTGAAAACTCGACAGAACAAGGGCTAACCTAG